In the Flavobacterium pallidum genome, one interval contains:
- a CDS encoding GDP-L-fucose synthase family protein, which produces MIEKSAKIFITGHSGMLGSKTLQRFKDTGYKSILTATHSALDLKDQASVNRFFLDNKPDYVIHIAAKVGGINANINHPASFLYDNLMMQANVIHAAYSNGVKKFVFIASSCIYPRESQQPMREEYLLDGKPEPTNEGYAIAKIAGVKLLESYKKQYGFNGLSLIPSNLYGPNDSFDLEHAHVLSSLVKRFSDAKKQGQKSVTLWGSGIAQREFLHTNDFSEAILYFFENEVPYDYINIGPGTDISIKDLANLIAAKTAYDGEIIWDKSKPDGMLRKCMDVSKMRKEGFNPKITLEDGIDEVIMNYKKIQP; this is translated from the coding sequence ATGATTGAAAAATCAGCTAAAATATTTATTACCGGACACTCAGGGATGTTGGGTTCAAAGACCTTACAGCGCTTCAAAGATACGGGGTATAAATCAATACTTACAGCCACGCACAGCGCGCTGGACTTAAAAGATCAGGCTTCCGTGAACCGGTTTTTTTTGGACAACAAGCCGGATTATGTGATCCATATTGCAGCTAAAGTGGGAGGTATCAATGCCAATATAAACCATCCGGCTTCCTTTTTATACGATAACCTGATGATGCAGGCAAACGTCATCCACGCAGCCTATAGTAACGGTGTGAAAAAGTTCGTATTCATTGCGAGTTCGTGTATCTATCCCAGAGAGTCACAACAACCCATGCGTGAGGAATACCTTCTTGATGGAAAACCCGAGCCAACGAACGAGGGATATGCCATCGCCAAAATTGCAGGGGTTAAACTACTGGAAAGCTATAAGAAACAATATGGCTTTAACGGCTTAAGCCTTATCCCCAGTAACCTCTATGGGCCCAACGATAGTTTTGACCTTGAGCATGCCCATGTACTGTCGTCTTTGGTGAAGCGGTTTTCTGATGCAAAAAAGCAAGGACAGAAATCAGTAACTTTATGGGGTTCAGGAATCGCACAAAGGGAATTTCTGCATACCAATGATTTTTCTGAAGCCATTTTGTATTTTTTCGAGAATGAGGTGCCTTATGACTACATCAACATAGGCCCGGGAACAGACATCAGTATAAAGGATCTTGCCAATCTGATTGCCGCCAAAACTGCGTACGATGGCGAAATTATCTGGGATAAATCAAAACCCGATGGCATGCTGCGCAAATGCATGGATGTGTCCAAAATGCGGAAGGAAGGATTCAACCCTAAAATCACACTTGAAGATGGTATTGACGAAGTAATTATGAATTATAAAAAGATACAGCCATGA
- a CDS encoding ABC transporter permease — MDQKKSEDWLFEITPKNKFFSLHLKEVWQYRDLLMLFVKRDIITLYKQTILGPLWYLIQPLFTSVIFTIIFNNVAGIDTGTIPPFLFNLTSITAWNYFSACLTSTSDTFKANAGLFGKVYFPRIIMPLSIVISNLLKFGLQLAILISFYIYYIFMGFDICPNKTIVFFPVLIILMGVLGLGFGMMISSMVTKYRDLTFLVTFGVQLLMYVSAVNYPIALIRNKMPAFSWIVEWNPMAFIIETTRYMVLDTGSFSSSGFIYTIAFTTIIFILGVFIFNRAEKSFIDTV, encoded by the coding sequence ATGGATCAAAAAAAGAGTGAAGACTGGCTTTTTGAAATAACACCTAAAAACAAATTCTTCAGCCTGCACTTAAAAGAAGTCTGGCAGTACAGGGATCTTTTGATGCTTTTTGTCAAGCGGGATATCATTACACTTTACAAGCAAACTATCTTAGGCCCGCTTTGGTATTTGATACAACCGCTCTTTACATCTGTAATTTTTACCATCATCTTTAATAATGTTGCAGGTATAGATACGGGCACAATACCCCCGTTTCTGTTTAACCTGACGAGTATTACCGCATGGAATTATTTTTCAGCATGCCTTACTTCAACTTCAGATACTTTTAAGGCAAATGCAGGACTTTTCGGCAAAGTATATTTTCCCAGGATCATCATGCCGTTATCCATAGTAATTTCTAACCTTTTGAAATTCGGACTGCAACTGGCCATTTTGATTTCTTTCTACATCTATTATATCTTTATGGGATTTGATATTTGCCCAAACAAAACCATTGTATTTTTCCCGGTATTGATAATTTTAATGGGCGTCCTTGGTTTGGGATTTGGCATGATGATTTCGTCAATGGTTACTAAATACAGGGATCTCACGTTTCTCGTTACATTCGGAGTACAATTATTAATGTATGTTTCGGCTGTAAACTATCCGATAGCACTTATAAGAAACAAAATGCCTGCTTTTTCATGGATTGTAGAGTGGAATCCCATGGCATTTATTATCGAGACGACAAGATATATGGTGTTGGATACGGGTAGTTTTTCATCGTCAGGATTTATTTATACGATTGCTTTTACTACAATAATATTCATTTTAGGCGTATTTATTTTCAACAGGGCTGAAAAAAGTTTTATCGACACTGTCTGA